From Candidatus Palauibacter soopunensis, a single genomic window includes:
- the lepB gene encoding signal peptidase I — MGRWMWEWTKSIFIALVLFLFIRTFVVEAFQIPTASMENTLLIGDFLLVNKMVYGAEIPGTDLEFPAFGEPSRGDVIVFEPPDSAEQPPRTNYVKRIVGMPGDTLRMRRARLFVNGVPFEEPYVKAASNFPDAPSPKFAWQRRYLTDGARRSGAVTTRNNWGPLVVPEDSYFVMGDNRSNSEDSRYWGFVPRDAIRGRPFLVYYSYAREPQGPLAWLTEIRWDRILRGVD; from the coding sequence GTGGGCCGATGGATGTGGGAGTGGACGAAGTCCATCTTCATCGCCCTCGTCCTGTTTCTCTTCATCCGGACCTTCGTCGTGGAGGCCTTCCAGATCCCGACCGCCTCCATGGAGAACACGCTTCTGATCGGCGACTTTCTCCTCGTCAACAAGATGGTGTACGGAGCCGAAATCCCCGGTACCGACCTGGAGTTTCCCGCGTTCGGCGAGCCCTCGCGCGGTGACGTCATCGTGTTCGAGCCGCCCGACTCCGCCGAGCAGCCCCCGCGCACGAACTACGTGAAGCGAATCGTCGGGATGCCGGGAGACACCCTGCGCATGCGGCGGGCACGGCTCTTCGTGAACGGAGTCCCGTTCGAGGAACCCTATGTGAAGGCGGCGTCGAACTTCCCCGACGCCCCGAGCCCGAAGTTCGCCTGGCAGCGCCGGTACCTGACCGATGGCGCGCGCCGCTCCGGGGCCGTGACGACGCGAAACAACTGGGGGCCTCTCGTCGTGCCGGAGGACAGCTACTTCGTCATGGGCGACAACCGGTCGAACTCCGAGGATTCCCGCTACTGGGGCTTCGTGCCCAGGGATGCGATACGGGGAAGACCCTTCCTCGTGTACTATTCGTACGCGCGCGAGCCGCAGGGCCCCCTGGCCTGGCTCACCGAGATCCGCTGGGACCGGATTCTGCGCGGCGTCGACTGA
- the pyrH gene encoding UMP kinase, translated as MKYRRALVKLSGESLAGNRGFGIDPPVIEELTREIRRVHQSGVSLGLVVGGGNIMRGTVASERGMDRVSADYMGMLATVINAMALQDMLEQSGVETRVMSAIRMEELAEPYIRRRALRHLEKRRVVIFAGGTGNPYFSTDTAAVLRAIEMEADVIMKATRVDGVYTADPETDPEASLIDEIGYLEVMTRELAVMDAAAISLCKENALPIVVLNIKRPGAILAALQGERIGTLVG; from the coding sequence CTGAAGTATCGCCGCGCCCTCGTGAAGCTCTCCGGCGAGTCGCTCGCCGGGAATCGCGGGTTCGGCATCGACCCGCCGGTCATCGAGGAACTCACGCGTGAAATCCGTCGCGTCCACCAGAGCGGCGTGAGCCTGGGACTCGTCGTGGGCGGCGGGAACATCATGCGCGGCACGGTCGCGAGCGAGCGCGGCATGGATCGCGTGAGCGCGGATTACATGGGCATGCTCGCGACCGTGATCAACGCGATGGCGCTGCAGGACATGCTCGAACAGTCCGGCGTGGAGACGCGGGTCATGTCCGCCATCCGGATGGAAGAACTCGCGGAGCCCTACATCCGGCGTCGCGCGCTGCGCCATCTCGAGAAGAGAAGGGTCGTGATCTTCGCCGGAGGTACGGGAAACCCGTATTTTTCCACCGATACGGCGGCCGTGCTCCGGGCGATCGAGATGGAAGCCGACGTGATCATGAAGGCGACGCGGGTCGACGGCGTGTACACCGCGGATCCGGAGACCGACCCGGAGGCCTCGCTCATCGACGAGATCGGCTATCTCGAGGTGATGACGCGTGAACTCGCCGTCATGGACGCGGCGGCGATCTCCCTGTGCAAGGAAAACGCGCTGCCCATCGTCGTCTTGAACATCAAGCGGCCGGGTGCAATCCTGGCAGCGTTGCAAGGCGAGAGGATCGGGACGCTCGTCGGGTAG
- the frr gene encoding ribosome recycling factor, with product MPEETLENAVLAMESAIEAIAREFATVRTGKATTAILDGVRVEAYGSIVQLRQVANVSAPEPTMLLVQPYDPNIARDVARAIQSGDLGLNPSVDGAVVRVPIPPLTEERRRDLVKILHRMAEEGRVSIRHARHEARDRLLKMQRDGEVGEDIARRTMTEVQTHTDEYVGKIDAMLARREAEVMEV from the coding sequence GTGCCGGAGGAGACGCTGGAGAATGCGGTCCTGGCGATGGAAAGCGCGATCGAGGCGATCGCGCGCGAATTCGCCACCGTTCGTACGGGCAAGGCGACGACCGCGATCCTCGACGGCGTGAGGGTCGAGGCGTACGGCTCGATCGTGCAACTGCGGCAGGTGGCGAACGTCAGCGCCCCCGAGCCGACCATGCTTCTCGTACAGCCGTACGACCCGAACATCGCCCGCGATGTCGCGCGCGCGATCCAGAGCGGCGACCTGGGGCTCAACCCTTCCGTGGACGGCGCCGTCGTCCGGGTGCCCATTCCACCGCTGACCGAGGAGCGCCGGCGCGACCTCGTCAAGATCCTCCACCGCATGGCGGAGGAGGGGCGGGTGTCGATTCGGCACGCGAGACACGAAGCGCGCGACCGACTTCTCAAGATGCAGCGGGACGGGGAAGTCGGTGAAGACATCGCCCGCCGCACGATGACCGAAGTTCAGACGCATACCGACGAATACGTCGGGAAGATCGACGCGATGCTCGCGCGCAGGGAAGCGGAGGTGATGGAGGTTTGA
- the hpt gene encoding hypoxanthine phosphoribosyltransferase produces the protein MNAAEREFTAYTGSEALEHIVYSAAEIADRVARMGADIAAAYPRDADVLLLGLLKGSFVFLGDLVRQIRRPLQVDFLVASSYGKGTKSSGIVELLYDPRAPMAGRHIIIVEDIVDSGTTLNQLCGGIVERGPASLEICALLHKRIAPDLEWEPRWVGFDAPNEFLVGYGLDQAEDFRHLPFIASLRT, from the coding sequence ATGAACGCCGCGGAACGTGAGTTCACGGCGTACACCGGGAGCGAGGCCCTCGAGCACATCGTCTACTCCGCAGCGGAGATCGCGGACCGCGTCGCCCGCATGGGTGCGGATATCGCCGCCGCATACCCGCGGGACGCCGATGTACTGCTGCTGGGCCTGCTCAAGGGCTCGTTCGTGTTCCTCGGCGACCTGGTCCGTCAGATCCGGCGTCCGCTGCAGGTCGACTTCCTCGTCGCGTCGAGCTATGGCAAGGGCACGAAGAGTTCGGGCATCGTGGAACTGCTCTACGATCCGCGGGCTCCGATGGCCGGCCGGCACATCATCATCGTCGAAGACATCGTCGACAGCGGCACCACGTTGAATCAGTTGTGCGGCGGGATCGTCGAGCGAGGTCCCGCTTCTCTCGAGATCTGCGCGCTCCTCCACAAGCGCATCGCGCCGGATCTCGAGTGGGAGCCGCGGTGGGTTGGCTTCGATGCACCAAATGAGTTCCTTGTGGGGTATGGATTGGATCAGGCGGAGGATTTTCGTCACCTTCCGTTTATCGCGTCTCTTCGTACGTGA
- a CDS encoding aldehyde dehydrogenase family protein codes for MAEKFLNYIAGEWTAPATGAYIENRNPARTSDLIGLFPDTGAAELDAAVASAQRGFERWSRTPAPERGLVLKTAGDLLTRHKEDLARTATREMGKVLDETRGDVQEAIDTAYYAAVEGRRLFGRTAPSELRSKWAMSFRRPIGVFGIITPFNFPVAVPSWKIFPALLCGNSIIYKPSEDVPHSAHRFVEILLEAGLPPECVQLLHGRGETIGNAIVEHPGVPGLSFTGSTETGSRIGEVAGRMHKRLSLEMGGKNAQIVMADADLDLALEGVLWGAFGTTGQRCTATSRLLVQSEVHDEFVERLCYEARSLRLGDGQEAGVDVGPLIHEAAREKCERYIAIARDEGATVATGGGRPAESGLGDGWFFEPTVLAGVDREHRAAREEIFGPVLSVIRFDTIDEAFDINNEVPYGLSSSIYTRDVTASFRAVEELDNGITYVNAPTIGAEAHLPFGGVKNTGNGHREGGWEVYEFYTETKVAYVDYSGTLQRAQIDVDW; via the coding sequence ATGGCTGAGAAGTTCCTCAACTACATCGCGGGTGAGTGGACTGCGCCCGCCACGGGCGCATACATCGAGAACCGAAACCCGGCGCGCACGTCGGACCTCATCGGCCTCTTCCCTGACACCGGCGCGGCGGAACTGGACGCGGCCGTGGCCTCGGCGCAGCGCGGCTTCGAGCGCTGGTCCAGGACGCCGGCCCCGGAGCGGGGCCTGGTCCTGAAGACTGCGGGGGACCTCCTCACGCGGCACAAGGAGGACCTCGCGCGCACGGCCACGCGCGAGATGGGGAAGGTGCTCGACGAAACGCGCGGCGACGTCCAGGAGGCCATCGACACGGCCTACTACGCGGCGGTCGAGGGCCGGCGCCTCTTCGGACGCACGGCGCCCTCCGAGCTGAGGAGCAAGTGGGCCATGTCATTCCGGCGTCCGATCGGCGTGTTCGGGATCATCACCCCCTTCAACTTCCCGGTCGCGGTCCCGAGCTGGAAGATCTTTCCCGCGCTGCTGTGCGGGAACAGCATCATCTACAAGCCCTCGGAGGATGTGCCCCACAGCGCGCACCGGTTCGTGGAAATCCTGCTCGAGGCCGGCCTGCCGCCCGAGTGCGTGCAGTTGCTGCACGGCCGCGGCGAGACGATCGGGAACGCCATCGTCGAACACCCCGGCGTCCCCGGCCTCTCCTTCACCGGATCCACGGAGACGGGCAGCCGGATCGGCGAGGTCGCGGGCCGCATGCACAAGCGCCTCTCCCTCGAGATGGGCGGCAAGAACGCACAGATCGTCATGGCGGACGCGGATCTCGACCTTGCCCTCGAGGGCGTGCTGTGGGGCGCCTTCGGCACGACGGGACAGCGCTGCACCGCGACGAGCCGACTCCTGGTGCAGAGCGAGGTCCACGACGAGTTCGTGGAGAGACTGTGCTACGAAGCGCGCTCCCTCCGCCTCGGCGACGGGCAGGAGGCCGGCGTCGACGTGGGCCCCCTCATCCACGAGGCCGCGCGCGAGAAGTGCGAACGCTACATCGCGATCGCCCGCGACGAGGGGGCGACGGTCGCGACGGGGGGCGGACGGCCGGCGGAGAGCGGCCTCGGCGACGGCTGGTTCTTCGAGCCGACGGTCCTCGCGGGCGTCGACCGGGAACACCGGGCCGCGCGCGAGGAGATTTTCGGGCCGGTGCTCTCGGTGATCCGCTTCGACACGATCGACGAAGCTTTCGACATCAACAACGAAGTTCCCTACGGACTCTCGTCGTCGATCTACACGCGGGACGTGACCGCATCCTTCCGCGCCGTGGAGGAACTCGACAACGGGATCACCTATGTGAACGCGCCCACCATCGGCGCGGAGGCGCACCTCCCCTTCGGCGGCGTCAAGAACACGGGCAACGGGCACCGTGAAGGGGGGTGGGAAGTCTACGAGTTCTACACGGAAACGAAGGTGGCGTACGTCGATTACAGCGGCACGCTGCAGCGCGCGCAGATCGACGTCGACTGGTGA
- the tilS gene encoding tRNA lysidine(34) synthetase TilS, producing the protein MAARLRGVLRAAPELLPRGSCVLVAFSGGSDSLALLHLLRALGESWPLKLSAAHFDHGIQPDSAAWAARAAELCRQAEVPCDVGRANGLTGGPAEWRAARYAFLAEARRRAGADRVALAHQRDDHVETVLLHLLRGPGFRGLAGIPVRRGAFVRPLLGFARADLRSYLRATGREWVKDPANRNPRYRRSRVRYGLLPALADEEPSVRRLLAELGRNALVAEGGLEAGARRFLSAAGYRESADGAQIARSRLLGYDRAARGRMLRQLARDMGFQLSRRGTHVGASFVDTGESGRGVDIAAGLRVEREFDRIHVRCAREVPLDRELDIDRARARRAGRGPIRLGGSAWEVCWSALEGTERWATSFPVDRVRFPIRVRGPRPGDRIRTRAGSRKVAKLLMERRVPASNRSGVPVVVDADRRVLWVAGHSRAAVEPADPGGAWFAIGFTKRRDRHDERRGT; encoded by the coding sequence GTGGCGGCGCGCCTGCGGGGTGTGCTCCGGGCGGCTCCGGAGCTTCTGCCGCGAGGCTCGTGCGTCCTCGTGGCCTTTTCCGGCGGATCGGACTCGCTCGCGCTCCTGCATCTCCTCCGCGCGCTTGGCGAGTCCTGGCCGCTGAAGCTGAGCGCGGCCCATTTCGACCATGGCATTCAGCCGGACAGCGCCGCATGGGCCGCGAGAGCGGCGGAACTCTGCCGCCAGGCCGAAGTGCCGTGCGACGTGGGCCGCGCGAACGGACTCACGGGCGGCCCTGCGGAGTGGCGGGCGGCCCGATATGCCTTCCTGGCCGAGGCACGGCGTCGGGCCGGGGCGGATCGCGTTGCCCTCGCCCACCAGCGCGATGACCACGTGGAGACGGTGTTGCTGCACCTCCTGCGCGGCCCCGGCTTTCGCGGGCTGGCCGGCATCCCGGTGCGCCGCGGCGCCTTCGTGCGTCCGCTGCTCGGCTTCGCGCGCGCCGACCTGAGAAGCTATCTGCGGGCCACCGGACGGGAGTGGGTGAAGGACCCCGCGAACCGGAATCCTCGTTACCGGCGCTCGCGGGTGCGGTACGGGCTGCTGCCGGCGCTGGCCGATGAGGAGCCGTCCGTCCGCCGGCTGCTGGCGGAACTCGGACGGAATGCCCTCGTGGCCGAAGGCGGGCTGGAAGCGGGCGCCAGGCGGTTCCTCTCCGCCGCGGGATACCGGGAAAGCGCCGACGGAGCGCAAATTGCCCGGTCCCGACTGCTGGGGTATGATCGGGCGGCTCGCGGGCGCATGTTGCGGCAGCTCGCCCGGGACATGGGCTTCCAGCTGTCCCGGCGCGGAACCCACGTGGGCGCATCCTTCGTAGACACGGGGGAGAGCGGTCGCGGGGTGGACATCGCGGCGGGCCTGCGGGTCGAGCGGGAGTTCGACCGGATTCACGTACGGTGCGCGCGAGAGGTGCCGCTCGACCGCGAACTCGACATTGATCGAGCGCGGGCGCGGCGGGCGGGTCGGGGGCCGATCCGCCTCGGCGGGAGCGCCTGGGAGGTGTGCTGGAGCGCCCTCGAAGGCACGGAACGCTGGGCGACCTCTTTCCCAGTTGACCGGGTCCGATTTCCGATCCGTGTACGGGGGCCGCGACCCGGAGACCGGATCCGCACGCGGGCCGGGTCGCGAAAGGTCGCGAAGCTCCTGATGGAGCGCCGCGTGCCGGCCTCGAATCGTTCAGGCGTGCCGGTCGTCGTGGACGCCGACCGGAGAGTGCTGTGGGTAGCCGGACACTCCCGGGCGGCGGTGGAGCCGGCCGACCCCGGAGGAGCGTGGTTCGCCATTGGATTCACAAAGCGCCGGGATCGGCACGATGAACGCCGCGGAACGTGA
- the rplM gene encoding 50S ribosomal protein L13, translating to MKTYSVKAGEIERDWYVVDAADQVLGRLATRIASVLRGKHKPIYSTHLDTGDYVVVVNAERVRLTGNKADQKEYFRHSGYMGGERFIPFRRMLDRHPDRVIKLAVKGMLPKNTLGRQMLGKLRVYAGPEHPHAPQHPRPFETIAE from the coding sequence ATGAAGACGTACTCGGTGAAGGCGGGGGAGATCGAACGGGACTGGTACGTGGTCGACGCCGCGGATCAGGTTCTCGGCCGTCTCGCGACGAGGATCGCGAGCGTCCTTCGCGGAAAACACAAGCCGATCTACAGCACGCACCTCGACACCGGCGACTACGTCGTCGTAGTGAACGCGGAGCGTGTGCGGCTGACCGGGAACAAGGCGGATCAGAAGGAATACTTCCGGCATTCCGGCTATATGGGCGGAGAGCGCTTCATCCCCTTCCGGCGCATGCTCGATCGACACCCCGACCGGGTGATCAAGCTGGCCGTGAAGGGCATGCTGCCGAAGAACACGCTCGGCCGGCAGATGCTCGGAAAGTTGAGAGTGTACGCGGGGCCGGAGCATCCGCACGCGCCTCAGCACCCCCGCCCCTTCGAAACGATCGCGGAATAG
- the rpsI gene encoding 30S ribosomal protein S9, with protein MAETEQVQSVGRRKKSVSRITMKRGVGVVNVNGRAFEEYFTIPRHRSLVAAPLDVTGTRASYDIAVRVRGGGITGQAEATRLGIARALLAMDEDRRRTLRSHGMLTRDPRIVERKKPGRPKARKRFQFSKR; from the coding sequence TTGGCGGAAACGGAACAGGTCCAGTCGGTCGGACGTCGGAAGAAGTCGGTGTCCCGCATCACGATGAAGCGTGGCGTGGGCGTCGTGAATGTGAACGGCCGGGCGTTCGAAGAGTATTTCACGATCCCGCGGCACCGTTCGCTCGTCGCGGCGCCGCTCGACGTTACCGGCACGCGAGCGTCGTACGACATCGCCGTCCGGGTTCGCGGGGGAGGAATCACCGGCCAGGCGGAGGCCACCCGCCTGGGCATCGCGCGCGCCCTGCTCGCGATGGATGAGGACCGACGGCGCACCCTGCGGTCCCACGGCATGCTGACCCGCGATCCCCGCATCGTCGAGCGGAAGAAGCCGGGTCGTCCCAAGGCGCGCAAGCGCTTCCAGTTCTCCAAACGATAG
- the rpsB gene encoding 30S ribosomal protein S2: MGVELQDLLKAGVHFGHQTHRWNPKMRKYIFAECGGIYLIDLKKTQRELERAHELVRETIVGGKSVLFVCTKPQLARVVRGEAERCGSFYVTERWLGGMLTNFQTIKKNIARLKELERGVEEGAFEFYTKKERLLLERERQKLDRYLSGIKEMSRLPGLVFVVDSTREDIAVREANRLGIPVVAIADTNADPDLLTIAIAGNDDAIRSVSLITRSVADVVEASRREIPEAGREEAESQAYTYSSDAGGVADAAGSSRRRRPRRKPRPEVIAQRLHHPAVIEGADGEAEPAESDAKAAESDAEVADNPEPAAEAEVADNPEPAADENPEPAADAGSEDAEAAVVGEVESEEK, translated from the coding sequence ATGGGCGTCGAGCTGCAGGACCTCTTGAAGGCGGGCGTACACTTCGGGCACCAGACACACCGCTGGAACCCGAAGATGCGGAAATACATCTTCGCCGAGTGCGGCGGAATCTACCTTATCGATCTCAAGAAGACGCAGCGGGAGCTCGAACGGGCTCACGAACTCGTGCGCGAGACGATCGTCGGGGGCAAGTCCGTGCTCTTCGTCTGCACGAAGCCCCAGCTCGCCCGCGTCGTGCGGGGAGAGGCCGAGCGGTGCGGTTCCTTCTACGTCACGGAACGGTGGCTCGGCGGGATGCTCACCAACTTCCAGACGATCAAGAAGAACATCGCACGCCTGAAGGAGCTCGAGCGGGGCGTCGAGGAGGGGGCGTTCGAGTTCTACACGAAGAAGGAGCGGCTGCTCCTCGAGCGGGAGCGCCAGAAGCTCGACCGCTATCTGTCCGGCATCAAGGAGATGTCGCGGCTGCCCGGGCTCGTGTTCGTCGTGGATTCGACCCGCGAGGACATCGCGGTGCGCGAGGCGAACCGCCTCGGCATCCCGGTCGTCGCGATCGCGGACACGAATGCGGACCCCGATCTCCTCACGATCGCCATCGCGGGCAACGATGACGCGATTCGCTCCGTCTCGTTGATCACGCGCTCGGTCGCCGATGTCGTGGAGGCGTCGCGGCGCGAGATTCCGGAGGCGGGACGGGAAGAGGCCGAGTCGCAGGCGTACACGTATTCGAGCGACGCCGGCGGGGTCGCCGACGCTGCCGGCAGTTCGCGCCGCCGCAGGCCGAGGCGAAAGCCGCGTCCGGAGGTCATCGCTCAGCGGCTGCACCACCCGGCCGTGATAGAGGGCGCCGACGGGGAAGCCGAGCCGGCCGAGAGCGATGCGAAGGCTGCCGAGAGCGATGCCGAAGTAGCCGACAATCCCGAGCCCGCGGCGGAGGCCGAGGTGGCCGACAACCCGGAGCCCGCGGCGGACGAGAACCCGGAGCCCGCGGCGGACGCCGGATCGGAGGATGCCGAAGCGGCAGTCGTCGGAGAGGTGGAGTCGGAAGAGAAGTGA
- the tsf gene encoding translation elongation factor Ts, whose translation MTQITAGAVKALRDRTGAGMMDCKRALIESEGDTERAIDLLRKAGAAKAAKREARTVSEGTIRIALRDGAASMVEVLSETDFVARSEAFEDFSRELADRLFDLPVQDGETVQGAALLQLEGGEAVESHLNELRVQVGENVQVGRAVRFDLGADGAFASYVHFGNRIGVLVEVSDSGEAALEAARGIAMHAAATNPRGVSPDDIPEAEVERERKLLTEQALEQGKPASITEKIVEGRMRKFYEENALLWQAYVRDPDLTVKDVLRNAGQDLAVRRFVRFEVGG comes from the coding sequence ATGACGCAGATCACGGCCGGGGCGGTGAAGGCTCTCCGCGACCGGACAGGCGCCGGGATGATGGACTGCAAGCGCGCGCTCATCGAATCGGAGGGAGATACGGAGCGGGCCATCGACCTGCTCAGGAAGGCGGGCGCGGCGAAGGCGGCGAAGCGCGAGGCGCGCACGGTGTCGGAAGGCACGATCCGCATCGCCCTGCGCGACGGCGCCGCCTCGATGGTCGAGGTGCTGAGCGAAACCGACTTCGTCGCGCGCAGCGAGGCGTTCGAGGATTTCTCGCGGGAGCTGGCGGACCGGCTGTTCGACCTCCCGGTGCAGGATGGGGAGACCGTCCAGGGCGCGGCGCTGCTCCAGCTCGAGGGGGGAGAGGCGGTCGAGAGCCACCTCAACGAGCTGCGGGTGCAGGTCGGGGAGAACGTCCAGGTCGGACGCGCGGTGCGCTTCGATCTCGGCGCGGACGGGGCCTTCGCGTCCTACGTCCACTTCGGGAATCGCATCGGCGTGCTGGTGGAGGTCTCGGACTCCGGCGAGGCGGCGCTGGAGGCGGCGCGCGGGATCGCGATGCACGCCGCGGCCACGAACCCCCGGGGCGTGTCGCCGGACGACATTCCGGAGGCGGAGGTCGAACGCGAGCGCAAGCTGCTGACCGAACAGGCGCTGGAGCAGGGCAAGCCGGCCTCGATCACGGAGAAGATCGTGGAGGGCCGCATGCGCAAGTTCTACGAGGAGAACGCGCTCCTCTGGCAGGCCTACGTGCGGGATCCGGACCTGACGGTGAAGGACGTCCTGCGCAACGCGGGGCAGGATCTGGCGGTTCGGCGGTTCGTCCGCTTCGAGGTGGGCGGCTGA
- the thpR gene encoding RNA 2',3'-cyclic phosphodiesterase — protein MAGAGYVAPDVRSRLFVAILLPSAIRADLARATAALRALEGVRPVRAEQLHLTLRFIGEVDRGLEAPLAREIAAATEAQPGFPIRLGGAGVFPSHRRARVVWVGVEETPDLAALQRSVEEAVVRAGVAPDPRRFRPHVTVGRIRRPPPPVGLAGAIARVRFETTVDVRRVSLMRSELLPRGARHTEVAASRLAGGADDAGGTDDARRARR, from the coding sequence ATGGCAGGCGCAGGATATGTCGCCCCCGACGTCCGGTCGAGGCTCTTCGTGGCCATCCTCCTCCCCTCCGCGATCCGCGCCGACCTGGCACGCGCGACCGCGGCGCTGCGGGCGCTCGAGGGCGTGCGGCCGGTGCGCGCGGAGCAACTGCACCTCACGCTGCGCTTCATCGGGGAGGTCGACCGCGGCCTCGAGGCGCCGCTCGCGCGGGAGATCGCCGCCGCGACGGAGGCGCAGCCGGGCTTCCCGATCCGGCTGGGCGGTGCCGGCGTCTTCCCCTCCCACCGTCGCGCGCGCGTCGTCTGGGTCGGTGTCGAGGAGACGCCCGACCTCGCCGCGCTGCAGCGCTCCGTGGAGGAAGCCGTGGTCCGCGCCGGCGTGGCCCCCGACCCGCGCCGCTTCCGCCCGCACGTGACGGTGGGACGAATCCGCCGCCCCCCGCCACCCGTAGGTTTGGCGGGCGCCATCGCGCGCGTCCGCTTCGAGACCACGGTGGACGTTCGGCGCGTGTCACTGATGCGGAGCGAACTTCTCCCCCGCGGCGCGCGGCACACGGAAGTCGCCGCCTCCCGGCTGGCGGGCGGCGCCGATGACGCGGGCGGCACCGATGACGCCCGCCGCGCACGGCGCTAG
- a CDS encoding sigma-70 family RNA polymerase sigma factor, giving the protein MVRIFERYLADIGRESLLDAKTEVELARRSRAGDQAARRRLVSANLRFVVSVARGYRGRGVPLADLVNEGNLGLVRAADRFDPERGVRFISYAHYWVRRAMRQAIVDQGDHRVPGEPVAHRFSLDEMAPGRACTFEELLPDEHAPEPGAGLIRERLRAAIETSLADLPPLESEVVRRYFGLGFRRPQTPAEISAALDVSRERTRRLKERGLSRLRAGAERSGLVRFVNDGAPRAESQDAPFHAIDFVRGAE; this is encoded by the coding sequence ATGGTCCGCATATTCGAACGCTACCTGGCGGACATCGGTCGCGAGAGCCTGCTCGACGCGAAGACCGAAGTGGAACTGGCGCGGCGGAGTCGGGCCGGCGACCAGGCGGCGCGGAGGCGGCTCGTCAGCGCGAATCTCCGCTTCGTCGTGTCGGTCGCGCGCGGCTACCGCGGCCGTGGCGTCCCGCTGGCCGATCTCGTGAACGAGGGGAACCTGGGGCTCGTGCGCGCCGCGGATCGCTTCGATCCGGAGCGCGGCGTCCGTTTCATCAGCTACGCACACTACTGGGTGCGGCGGGCCATGAGGCAGGCCATCGTCGATCAGGGCGATCACCGGGTGCCCGGCGAACCCGTCGCGCACCGCTTCTCCCTCGACGAGATGGCTCCCGGCCGCGCCTGCACCTTCGAGGAACTGCTGCCCGACGAACACGCGCCCGAACCCGGAGCCGGGCTGATTCGGGAGCGGCTGCGGGCGGCCATCGAGACGAGTCTGGCCGACCTCCCGCCGCTCGAATCGGAGGTCGTGCGCCGCTACTTCGGTCTCGGGTTCAGGAGACCGCAGACGCCCGCCGAGATTTCGGCGGCGCTCGACGTGTCCCGCGAGCGGACACGCCGGCTCAAGGAGCGCGGCCTCTCGCGGCTGCGCGCGGGCGCCGAGCGGTCCGGGCTCGTTCGCTTCGTCAACGACGGCGCGCCCCGCGCCGAAAGCCAGGATGCGCCTTTCCACGCGATTGACTTCGTGCGAGGCGCTGAATAG